GGGACAGCTGGGCGGCGACCGCGGGGGAGCGGCTGCACCGACCGCGGGTTCCGCCGCGACCCGCCCGACCCCTGACTAATACGGAAGAAATAGTTCGGGCGGGGATGCGCGGCGTCGACCCCCTTCCGAGCGACCTCACGCACAGGTTTCTGACGGCTTCCTGGGAGAAATCTGTCACGACATGCCGTGACAGACAGGAAATGTCCGCGGCAACCCGCCGTCCGGGAACTAGGGTGAAGAGCCTGTGACACGTCCGGTGACCTGTGGGTCCCCCGGACACGAGACGTGAGAAAGGTGTGCAGATGGAGAACCCGGACCTCGCTGCGTCGACGGACGCCGTGATCCTGGTGGGCGGAAAGGGGACGCGGCTGCGTCCCCTGACGAACTCGACGCCGAAGCCGATGCTCCCGGCGGCGGGGTACCCGTTCCTCCGCCACCTGCTCGGGCGGATCCGTGAGGCGGGGATGACGCACGTCGTCCTCGGAACCTCCTTCCGGGCCGAGGTCTTCGAGGAGACCTTCGGCGACGGCTCCGACATGGGCCTGGAGATCGAGTACGTCGTCGAGGACGAGCCGCTCGGCACCGGCGGCGGCATCCGCAACGTCCTGCCGAAGCTCCGGCACGACCGGGCGATGGTCTTCAACGGCGACGTCCTCGGCGGCACGGACCTCGGCGCGGTCCTCCGCACGCACTGCGACAACGACGCCGAGGTGACCCTGCACCTCCTCCGCGTCTCCGACCCGCGCGCGTTCGGCTGCGTCCCGACCGACGCCGACGGCCGGGTCAGCGCCTTCCTCGAGAAGACCGAGGACCCGCCGACCGACCAGATCAACGCCGGCTGCTACGTCTTCCGCCGCGACATCATCGAGGGCATCCCGGACGGGCGCGAGGTCAGCGTCGAGCGGGAGGTCTTCCCCGGGCTCCTCGCCGCCGGGCGGCGCGTGTTCGGGCACGTCGACCAGGCCTACTGGCGGGACATGGGCACCCCGGCGGACTTCGTGCGCGGGTCGTCCGACCTCGTGCGCGGGATCGCGCCCTCGCCGCTGCTCGACGGGCGGCACGGGGAGGCGCTCGTCGACGACTCCGCCGCGATCGCCGGCGGGGCGCTGCTGCTCGGCGGGACGGTCGTCGGCCGCGGTGCCGAGATCGGGGCCGGGGCGCGCGTGGACACGTCCGTCGTCTTCGACGGGGTGCAGATCGAGGCCGGCGCGACCGTCGAGCGGTGCATCGTCGCCGCCGGCGCGCGGATCGGGGCCCGGGCGGTGCTCTCCGACGTCGTCGTCGGCGAGGGTGCGGTCATCGGGGCGCGGTGCGAGCTGCGCGACGGGGCGCGGGTGTGGCCCGGGGTGCAGATCCCGGACGGCGGCCTGCGGTTCTCCTCCGACATCTGACGGCCGGGGTCGCCGGGTCCCGCGGGGTCCGGGTCCCGGGGGTCCGGGTCCCGGGGGGTCGACGCCGCGCTCCGCGGTGGGTCGCCGGGGCTGCCGGGGCCCCGCGGGACGGTGCGTTCCGGCGACCGGCTGCGGACGTGCGACCGCCCCCGGGGGTCGGTGACGGGGCCGGGGGTGAACTTTTTTCCACATCTTGTGCCGTATGAACCGAAACTTCACATATTGGCCCCATATGTTGTGGTGAGGGGACGTTGCCGGGCGATATCTCGTGGTCTTTTCATGGACCGGTGCGTGCAGCCCGCCCGAAATCCGTGACGGATGTGACTGGTGTGACTGATGTGGCACCGGTCCGGTGGTCCGACGGTTGACGGCGTGTAATTACCCATGTGTAATCTCTTGTGTACGACGAGGTGCGCGGGGACGGTCCCCGGCCGCTGTGGCGGAGGGCACCCGATACGCCACCAGGCGAGGGATGAGCGAGGTGACTACGGTGGACAACTCTGCGGATGCCTTTCGTGGTCCGGTCTCCGACGGCTCAGCGGCTGTGGAGGGGGAGCAGACGTCCGAGTCGCGGCACTCGCTGTTCGACCTCACCCAGGACTTCGACCTCCTCTTCGACGCTGTCGAACAGGACTGGCAGGAACAGGCGCTCTGTGCGCAGACCGACCCTGAGGCCTTCTTCCCCGAGAAGGGGGGCTCGACCCGCGAGGCCAAGCGCATCTGCCAGGCCTGCGGGGTGCGGGACGAATGTCTGGAGTACGCGCTCGCGAACGACGAGCGCTTCGGGATCTGGGGCGGACTGTCCGAGCGTGAACGCCGCCGCCTGAAGAAGCGGATGGGCTGAGCGCTGGACCGCTCAGTCCCAGGTGAAACCCGGGTCGACCTGCTCGGGCGTCGTGTTGAGGTACACGGCGACGAGCTGGGCGATGACGAACCGCAACCACTCGTCGAGCAGCGTCGCCGTCGGCGCGCGGTGCTCCACCGGCCGGCGGAAGATGATGAGCCGCGGGCGCGTCGGGGCACCCTGGGCGTCCACACCCGCGGGGACGAGACGACCCAACGGCACCGCCCCGTCGGCGACGACATCCTCCGGCCACGGCCCGTCCGTCGCGTCGATCCGCATCCGCGGGACGACGTCCACCGCGATGTCCAGCCCGTCCATCCGGTCGCCGAACCGGTCGAGGACGTCCGCGTAGACGTCCAGCACCGCGGCGTCGAACCGCTGCCCGCGCGTCCGCGACCGCGGCAACGGCGGCATGAGGACCCCGCGGGCACCGTGACCGCGCGGGTCTGACCGCATCTTCGTGACGTGACCCATGCCGGACAGTCTATCCCCGGCCACGCGCCGTCCCCGCAACCCCGACCCGGGTGTGTCAGCCCGGGTCGCCGGGCCCCCGGCGGCTACACTGAGGCGCTGTGACCGACTACCGACAGTGCTCCCGGCCCGGCTGTGCCCGGCCTGCTGTCGCGACCCTCGTCTACAGCTACGCGCGGCAGGTGGCGACCATCGGCCCGCTCCGGCTCGACGACGACCCGCACAGCTGGGACCTCTGCCAGAACCACGTCCGCCGGACGACCGTCCCGCAGGGCTGGGACCTCGTCACCGAACCCGGCGTCGACCCCACCGCGGGGCACGGGGCCGGTGACGGACAGCAGGACGGGCCCCGCGACGAGGAGGACGACCTCTCCGAGGACGACCTCCTCGCCCTCGTCGAGGCCACCGACCCCGCCGCGAACCCCCGGCCCTCCGCGGACCCGGACCCCGGGCCCCGCGTCGTCCGCCGCTCCGAGGTGGACGCCCCCTCCGGACGGCACCCCTCCCTGGGGAACCTGCCGCGCCGGACGCCCCGTCGTCACCTCCGGGCGGTCCGCGGCGACGGGTGACGGACCCACCCGACCCGCCCCGAGCCCGCCCCCCCGACCCCCGACCGCGAACCCGATCCGGCACCGCCACCCCGGCGCCGTGACCACCGAGGAGACATCATGACCACCCGCACCCGCGAGCGCGCCGCCGTCGCATCCGTCATCAAGGCCTACGACGTCCGTGGCGTCGTCGGGGAGGGGCTCGACGCCGACCTCGTCCGCGACACCGGCGCCGCCTTCGCCTCCCTCATGCGCGAGGAGGGCGCGGAGCGGGTCGTCGTCGGGCACGACATGCGCGACAGCTCCCCGACCCTCGCCGCCGCCTTCTGCGATGGCGTGCACGCCCAGGGGCTCGACACCGTCTCCCTCGGCCTGACCAGCACCGACGAGCTCTACTACGCCTCCGGGTCGCTCGACTGCCCGGGCGCGATGTTCACCGCCTCCCACAACCCGGCGAAGTACAACGGCATCAAGATGTGCCGCGCCGGCGCGCGCCCCGTCGGCCAGGACACCGGCCTCGGGCGGATCACCGACATGCTCGTCGAAGGCGTGCCGGACTACGACGGCACCCCCGGCACCGGCACCGGGAAGGACATCCTCAGCGACTACGCGGCGTTCCTCCGCTCCCTCGTGCCCCTCGACATCCGGCCGCTCACCGTCGCCGTCGACGCGGGCAACGGCATGGGGGGCCTCACCGTCCCCGCCGTCGTCGAGGGCCTCCCGCTGGAGCTCCGGCCGCTGTACTTCGAGCTCGACGGCACGTTCCCGAACCACGAGGCCAACCCGCTCGACCCGCGGAACCTCGTCGACCTGCAGCGCTTCACCGTCGAGGTCGGCGCGGACATCGGCATCGCCTTCGACGGCGACGCCGACCGCTGCTTCATCGTCGACGAGAAGGGCGAGCCGGTGTCCCCGTCGGCCGTGTGCGGCATGATCGCCGAGCGCTACCTCGACACCCACCCGGGCGCGACCGTCATCCACAACCTCATCACCTCCCGCGCCGTGCCGGAGATCATCCGCGAGCACGGCGGACGCCCGGTGCGCACCCGCGTCGGCCACTCCTTCATCAAGGCGACGATGGCCTCCGAGGAGGCCGTGTTCGGCGGCGAGCACTCCGCCCACTACTACTTCTCCGAGTTCTTCAACGCGGACTCCGGGATGCTCGCCGCCCTCCACGTCCTCGCGACCCTCGGGGCGCAGGACCGGCCCCTCAGCGAGCTCAAGACCGCCTACGACCGCTACGCCGCGTCCGGTGAGATCAACTCCGAGGTCTCCGACCAGGCCGGGCGCACCGACGCCGTCATCGAGGCCTTCGCCGACCGGACCACCGACGTCGACCGGCTCGACGGCGTCACCGTGAGCCTCGACGACGGGTCCTGGTTCAACGTCCGCGCGTCGAACACCGAGCCGCTGCTGCGCCTCAACGTCGAGGCGGCGACGCCGGAGCGGGTCGAGGAGATCGTCACCGAGGCGCTCGGGGTCATCCGCGCCTGACCCGGGGGACGTGTCGCGGGGGGACCTGACCCGCGGGGGGACGGGACCTGACCGGCGGGGGGACGGGACCTGACCCGCGGGGGGACGGGACCTGACCCGCGGGGGCACCGGCCGGGAGCGCCGGCGTGACCCGGCCCGCCGCGGCCCCGGTATGGTGGTGACGGTATGTCCGGCCCCGCCCGGGGCCGATCCCCGGCGGCACCTCCGGTGTCCGCGCCGGGCACGGCACGTCACAGACACCGCCCAGCGTCGCCGCCGTCCCGTCGACGCAGGCAGAAAGCGAAGACCCGTCCACCGTGACCATTCTCCACGTCGAAGGCTGCATCCGTCCCTACGCCTGGGGCTCGCGCACAGCGATCGCCGAGCTCACCGGGCGTCCCTCCCCGACCTCCCACCCGGAGGCGGAGATGTGGTTCGGTGCCCACCCGGGCGGGCCGTGCCCCGTGCACCCGGTGGGGGACGACGACCCGACGCCCGCGACCGGCGACCCCGGGGAGGGGACCGGCGCCGCCCCGGCGGCGACCGAGGGCTCCCCGGTGGCCGGCGGTGACGCGCGGACACTGGAGTCCGTCATCGCCGCCGACGTCCCGGGGCAGCTCGGTGACTCCGCCGGCCCGGACGGCCGGCTGCCGTTCCTCCTCAAGCTCCTCGCCGCGGACCAGCCGCTGAGCCTCCAGGCCCACCCGTCGCGGGAGCAGGCCGTCGCCGGGTTCGCCCGGGAGGACGCCGCCGGCGTCCCCCGCGACGCGTTCACCCGCAACTACCGCGACGACAACCACAAGCCGGAGCTCATCGTCGCCCTCACGCCGTTCGACGCGATGGCCGGGTTCCGCCCGGTGGGGGAGACCCTCCGCCTGTTCGACGTCGTCGACTGCCCCGAGCTGTCCCGGTTCCGCGCTATGCTCGGATCCGGCGCGGACGCGGACGACCTGCGCGGACTCCTCACGACGTGGATCACCCTGCCGGACGCGACGGTGCGCCCGCTCGTCGCGGCGGTCGCGGCGTCGTGCCGTCGGGCCGCGGCGCGGGTCGCCGACGGTGCGGAGCCGTGGATGGTCCGCACGCTGGAGACCGTCGCCGAGCTGGGCGACCGGTACCCGGGGGACTCGGGGGTGCTGTGCGCCCTGCTGCTCAACCACGTCCGCCTGGAACCGGGGGAGGCGATCTACCTCGACGCCGGGCAGCTCCACGCCTACGTCCGCGGCTTCGG
The sequence above is drawn from the Corynebacterium bovis DSM 20582 = CIP 54.80 genome and encodes:
- a CDS encoding WhiB family transcriptional regulator — protein: MDNSADAFRGPVSDGSAAVEGEQTSESRHSLFDLTQDFDLLFDAVEQDWQEQALCAQTDPEAFFPEKGGSTREAKRICQACGVRDECLEYALANDERFGIWGGLSERERRRLKKRMG
- a CDS encoding sugar phosphate nucleotidyltransferase; the protein is MENPDLAASTDAVILVGGKGTRLRPLTNSTPKPMLPAAGYPFLRHLLGRIREAGMTHVVLGTSFRAEVFEETFGDGSDMGLEIEYVVEDEPLGTGGGIRNVLPKLRHDRAMVFNGDVLGGTDLGAVLRTHCDNDAEVTLHLLRVSDPRAFGCVPTDADGRVSAFLEKTEDPPTDQINAGCYVFRRDIIEGIPDGREVSVEREVFPGLLAAGRRVFGHVDQAYWRDMGTPADFVRGSSDLVRGIAPSPLLDGRHGEALVDDSAAIAGGALLLGGTVVGRGAEIGAGARVDTSVVFDGVQIEAGATVERCIVAAGARIGARAVLSDVVVGEGAVIGARCELRDGARVWPGVQIPDGGLRFSSDI
- the manA gene encoding mannose-6-phosphate isomerase, class I; its protein translation is MTILHVEGCIRPYAWGSRTAIAELTGRPSPTSHPEAEMWFGAHPGGPCPVHPVGDDDPTPATGDPGEGTGAAPAATEGSPVAGGDARTLESVIAADVPGQLGDSAGPDGRLPFLLKLLAADQPLSLQAHPSREQAVAGFAREDAAGVPRDAFTRNYRDDNHKPELIVALTPFDAMAGFRPVGETLRLFDVVDCPELSRFRAMLGSGADADDLRGLLTTWITLPDATVRPLVAAVAASCRRAAARVADGAEPWMVRTLETVAELGDRYPGDSGVLCALLLNHVRLEPGEAIYLDAGQLHAYVRGFGVEVMANSDNVLRGGLTTKHVDVPELMHVLTFDPLEDPVRRPDAAGRYPVPVGEFALRRVTAADPEAASVTGPAMLLGTAGRVQVDETAVPAGTDATSTALTPGDAVWVPAGTTVGLTVLDAGHPPAGAEAEAGADAGSGDHAVAFIVTVGTED
- a CDS encoding metallopeptidase family protein; translated protein: MGHVTKMRSDPRGHGARGVLMPPLPRSRTRGQRFDAAVLDVYADVLDRFGDRMDGLDIAVDVVPRMRIDATDGPWPEDVVADGAVPLGRLVPAGVDAQGAPTRPRLIIFRRPVEHRAPTATLLDEWLRFVIAQLVAVYLNTTPEQVDPGFTWD
- a CDS encoding phosphomannomutase/phosphoglucomutase, whose translation is MTTRTRERAAVASVIKAYDVRGVVGEGLDADLVRDTGAAFASLMREEGAERVVVGHDMRDSSPTLAAAFCDGVHAQGLDTVSLGLTSTDELYYASGSLDCPGAMFTASHNPAKYNGIKMCRAGARPVGQDTGLGRITDMLVEGVPDYDGTPGTGTGKDILSDYAAFLRSLVPLDIRPLTVAVDAGNGMGGLTVPAVVEGLPLELRPLYFELDGTFPNHEANPLDPRNLVDLQRFTVEVGADIGIAFDGDADRCFIVDEKGEPVSPSAVCGMIAERYLDTHPGATVIHNLITSRAVPEIIREHGGRPVRTRVGHSFIKATMASEEAVFGGEHSAHYYFSEFFNADSGMLAALHVLATLGAQDRPLSELKTAYDRYAASGEINSEVSDQAGRTDAVIEAFADRTTDVDRLDGVTVSLDDGSWFNVRASNTEPLLRLNVEAATPERVEEIVTEALGVIRA
- a CDS encoding DUF3499 family protein, yielding MTDYRQCSRPGCARPAVATLVYSYARQVATIGPLRLDDDPHSWDLCQNHVRRTTVPQGWDLVTEPGVDPTAGHGAGDGQQDGPRDEEDDLSEDDLLALVEATDPAANPRPSADPDPGPRVVRRSEVDAPSGRHPSLGNLPRRTPRRHLRAVRGDG